From the Oncorhynchus nerka isolate Pitt River linkage group LG20, Oner_Uvic_2.0, whole genome shotgun sequence genome, one window contains:
- the LOC115101629 gene encoding uncharacterized protein LOC115101629 isoform X1, whose protein sequence is MTLYPHRIIVVYIIRRESDSLFSGDRSVSVERKHLTRWSQASSSSLDHYTNKAEDANFGSIMLMPHCKNLEIFTVSGGGDVATYNPWDTFQRYLCLDNSQRVIKTSSTPLEETTQGSLPQTSSNGFLRRICKQPSSTPSSAPPSLQRIVRSAERVIGCHLPSFEVLHDSRARKRAGKIIANPFRPLWQTVQVNHDQNLTPPEQFLPITFTFKSFSRRSYPERLTNWCFHLMTSLCHGPHPTGNLVYDDPVIHGLCTLRYSFTDYSLHYHPRTANCSLHSLTCIIYNVAYSAHSVHTVCESVEILHLYIFWSVNVVYHLSVYCLLLQHHFSHSCTCKCIWRIKLIC, encoded by the exons TTGTTCTCGGGAGACAGATCAGTGTCTGTAGAGAGAAAACATTTGACCAGGTGGAGTCAGGCTTCTTCTTCATCTTTGGACCACTACACCAACAAGGCAGAAGACGCCAATTTTGGATCA ATTATGCTGATGCCCCACTGTAAGAACCTGGAGATCTTCACTGTTTCTGGTGGAGGTGACGTGGCCACATACAATCCGTGGGACACCTTCCAACGCTACCTCTGTCTGGACAACAGCCAGAGGGTGATCAAGACATCTTCAACCCCATTGGAGGAGACGACCCAAGGTTCCTTGCCTCAGACTTCCTCCAATGGGTTTTTGAGAAGGAT TTGTAAACAACCATCATCGACTCCATCCTCAGCTCCTCCATCACTGCAACGGATTGTCCGGTCTGCTGAGAGGGTCATTGGCTGCCACCTGCCCTCCTTCGAGGTCCTGCACGACTCCAGGGCAAGGAAGCGTGCAGGAAAGATCATTGCCAACCCCTTCCGTCCCCTCTGGCAAACGGTTCAGGTCAATCACGACCAAAACCTCACGCCACCTGAACAGTTTCttcccattacatttacatttaagtcatttagcagacgctcttatccagagcgacttacaaattggtgctttcaccttatgacatccttgTGCCATGGCCCTCATCCAACCGGCAACCTGGTCTACGATGATCCTGTCATCCATGGACTTTGTACTCTGCGCTATTCATTCACAGACTATTCACTGCACTATCATCCCAGAACTGCAAATTGCTCTTTGCATTCTCTTACATGCATAATTTATAATGTAGCTTATAGCGCTCacagtgtacatactgtatgtgaatctGTGGAGATTCTGCATCTATATATTTTTTGGTCTGTAAATGTTGTTTATCATCTGTCTGTATATTGTTTATTGTTGCAGCACCATTTCAGTCATTCCTGTACATGCAAATGTATTTGGCGAATAAAGCTGATATGTTAA
- the LOC115102089 gene encoding androgen-dependent TFPI-regulating protein-like gives MLHIYTSGEISGSLFYLCGSSKAVKMATTMSWGSYLLIHVVIFSWYVFTLSANCSLKVTQGHPGAKTYGGRWKYLTFLNLVLQTVFFGLVVLIDIIHLILPSKNLRCGVPLLLVKLRDTIFTIWAFPIGTFVFLSFWSIYHYNRELVFPKFLDDIIPIWLNHAMHTVTLPLALLQMYIQPHRYGSKMRGLLGLSVLAVLYLGWILWVHHVAGIWVYPIMERLSPMGLVIFLGVSSITVAPLYLLGEKLNHKIWKTTAVSAGPPRKKKK, from the exons atgcttcacatttatacatccggtgaaatatctggctcattgttctatctgtgcggGAGCTCAAAAGCTGTCAAAATGGCTACGACCATGTCATGGGGATCATATCTCCTCATTCATGTAGTAATATTTTCATGGTATGTCTTTACCTTATCGGCGAATTGCTCGTTGAAAGTCACACAGGGCCACCCAGGAGCTAAAACATATGGAGGCCGCTGGAAATATCTGACTTTCCTCAATCTG GTTTTGCAGACAGTGTTCTTCGGACTCGTTGTTTTGATTGACATTATCCACCTGATATTGCCATCCAAAAATTTGAGGTGTGGTGTACCTCTCCTCCTAGTGAAATTAAGAGACACCATTTTCACTATTTGGGCTTTTCCTATTGGGACA TTTGTGTTCTTGTCCTTCTGGTCGATATATCACTACAACAGAGAGCTGGTGTTTCCAAAGTTTCTAGATGACATTATTCCTATCTGGTTGAACCATGCTATG CATACGGTCACCCTGCCATTGGCGCTGTTGCAGATGTATATTCAGCCTCATAGATATGGCAGCAAGATGAGAGGCCTTCTAGGTCTGTCTGTCTTAGCTGTTCTTTATCTGGGATG gattcTGTGGGTGCACCATGTGGCTGGTATCTGGGTCTACCCCATCATGGAGCGTCTGAGTCCTATGGGCCTGGTGATATTCCTGGGGGTGTCGTCCATCACCGTGGCTCCCCTCTACCTGCTGGGGGAGAAACTCAACCACAAGATCTGGAAGACCACTGCAGTATCTGCAG ggCCTCCGAGAAAGAAGAAGAAATAA
- the LOC115102088 gene encoding protein tyrosine phosphatase domain-containing protein 1-like yields the protein MSAWVFRPLVLHPQTSSGVPYRYMESVRTPRANYTLVGEVIRHVIPGATQCSIGCGGLNCKYEDPDRWSEDKQAIKGLYSSWVTENLLAMARPSTALIEKYNIIDQFKRCGLKTVINLQRPGEHASCGPNTLEPESGFSYRPEVFMENDIYFYNFGWNDYGVASLTSILDMVKVMSFAMQEGKMSVHCHAGLGRTGVLLACYLVFATRMTADQAIVFVRSKRPNSIQTRGQLYCVREFAQFLVPIRSIFSCAEPSTNPVTLSQFLTRQRHMLHGYERRELRHLPKIIHVICKLLLDIAEHHQVIEEDMLDVNDMTAEEEVEFERYYDFGFTKGSFGGGSMGDRPRLPGPPTKHRHANEPALFYHRKSLSYSESDVQRLGSELHLLTQPLSNFLSASNLPVACSPSLNSLHRTLATVSPVTTTYSSQNGFFPHGSLWEQKSLAEGSPLLKKRQKACQSSESECHPKQKTFGSMLFRWRKKQREKLANNGNVSQVFQIEESEVPFITIQTELSKEARRVLVAQALAVDLELDGEDEHLERLHAWQSGLNMGGAWERLCTLEKDPFVLSGLMWTWLEQLKEPVISVRDVQKLDLNDSDPANPEAVFKPLDQAPREMLMCILDCMAHVLTIPEEVEAAFLERTIKAFTKMGKCSAVYPAMTEILRLVLHDMRFIAIEEDEVPFMPPGPIMLTP from the exons ATGTCTGCCTGGGTATTCCGTCCTCTAGTACTCCACCCTCAGACAAGCAGTGGAGTCCCCTACCGCTACATGGAGTCAG TCAGGACCCCCCGGGCGAATTACACGTTGGTCGGGGAGGTGATACGTCATGTCATACCTGGAGCCACACAGTGCTCCATAGGGTGTGGAGGTCTGAACTGCAAGTATGAGGACCCTGACCGCTGGAGCGAGGACAAGCAAGCCATCAAAGGCCTCTATTCCTCCTG GGTCACAGAGAACCTACTTGCCATGGCCAGGCCCTCTACTGCATTAATAGAAAAGTACAACATCATTGACCAATTTAAAAG atgtggccTAAAGACAGTGATAAACCTGCAGAGACCAGGGGAACACGCCAGCTGTGGTCCCAACACACTGGAACCAGAGAGTGGATTCTCCTACCGACCTGAGGTGTTCATGGAGAATGACA TATATTTCTATAACTTTGGATGGAATGACTACGGGGTGGCCTCCCTCACATCCATCCTGGACATGGTGAAAGTCATGTCCTTTGCGATGCAGGAGGGGAAAATGTCTGTCCACTGTCATGCTGGTCTGGGAAGAACAG GTGTGTTGTTAGCGTGTTACCTGGTCTTCGCCACGAGGATGACCGCTGACCAGGCCATCGTGTTTGTACGTTCTAAACGTCCCAACTCCATCCAGACCAGAGGTCAGCTGTATTGCGTGCGGGAGTTTGCCCAGTTCCTGGTCCCCATCAGGAGTATTTTCTCCTGCGCTGAGcccagtactaacccagtcacccTGTCCCAGTTCCTGACCCGCCAGAGACACATGCTGCACGGCTATGAGCGACGGGAGCTCAGGCACCTGCCCAAGATCATCCATGTGATCTGCAAGCTGCTGCTGGACATCGCTGAGCACCATCAGGTAATCGAGGAGGACATGCTGGACGTCAATGACATGACCGCCGAGGAGGAGGTGGAGTTTGAGCGCTACTACGACTTTGGCTTCACCAAGGGTAGCTTCGGCGGAGGCAGCATGGGGGACCGGCCCCGCTTACCGGGACCCCCAACCAAACACCGACACGCCAACGAACCGGCCCTCTTCTACCACCGCAAGAGCCTGAGCTACAGCGAGTCGGACGTACAGAGGCTAGGCTCTGAACTCCACCTGCTGACCCAACCTCTCTCCAACTTTCTATCCGCTAGCAACTTGCCTGTGGCCTGTTCTCCCTCCCTGAACTCCCTGCATAGAACCCTGGCCACGGTCAGCCCCGTCACCACCACGTACAGCTCCCAAAATGGATTCTTTCCCCATGGGTCCCTCTGGGAGCAGAAGAGCCTGGCAGAGGGATCCCCACTCCTAAAGAAGAGGCAGAAAGCCTGCCAGAGCAGCGAGTCTGAGTGCCACCCTAAGCAGAAAACGTTTGGCAGCATGTTGTTTAGGTGGAGGaagaagcagagggagaagttGGCGAACAATGGGAATGTGTCCCAGGTGTTTCAGATAGAGGAGTCAGAGGTGCCCttcatcaccatccagacagagctGTCCAAGGAGGCCAGGCGGGTGCTGGTGGCCCAGGCCCTGGCGGTGGATCTGGAGCTGGATGGAGAGGACGAACACTTGGAGAGACTCCACGCCTGGCAG TCTGGGTTAAACATGGGAGGGGCGTGGGAGAGGCTGTGTACATTGGAGAAGGACCCATTTGTGCTCTCTGGGCTGATGTGGACCTGGCTGGAGCAGCTGAAGGAGCCAGTCATCTCCGTCAGAGATGTACAGAAACTGGACCTTAACGACAGTGACCCTGCAAACCCAGAGGCTGTCTTCAAACCACTGGACCAG GCTCCCAGGGAGATGTTGATGTGCATTCTGGACTGTATGGCTCATGTTCTCACAATACCAGAAGAGGTGGAGGCTGCTTTCCTGGAGCGCACCATCAAGGCTTTCACCAAG ATGGGAAAATGCTCAGCGGTGTATCCGGCCATGACAGAGATCCTCAGACTGGTCCTACATGACATGAGGTTTATAGCCATAGAGGAGGATGAGGTACCATTTATGCCTCCCGGCCCTATTATGCTGACTCCATAG
- the LOC115101630 gene encoding protein Wnt-7a: MSRKTRRWIFRVLLCLGIVYLKIGGFSSVVALGASIICNKIPGLAPRQRIICQSRPDAIIVIGEGAQMGINECQFQFKNGRWNCSALGERTVFGKELKVGSKEAAFTYAIIAAGVAHAITAACTQGNLSDCSCDTEKQGFYSKGQGWKWGGCSADISYGLGFSKVFVDAREVKQNARSLMNLHNNEVGRKILEKNMHLECKCHGVSGSCTTKTCWTKLPKFRELGYILKEKYAHAVHVEPVKASRNKRPKFLKIKKPYSYRKPMDTDLVFIEKSPNYCEADPVTGSMGTQGRMCNKTVMQQISGCDLMCCGRGYNTHQYSRVWQCNCKFLWCCYVKCNTCSERTEVYTCK; encoded by the exons ATGAGTCGGAAAACTAGACGCTGGATTTTTCGGGTTTTGCTTTGCCTTGGGATTGTCTATTTGAAAATCGG TGGCTTTTCATCCGTGGTCGCGCTAGGTGCGAGTATAATCTGTAACAAGATTCCCGGGTTGGCTCCCCGACAGCGGATAATCTGCCAGAGTCGCCCCGATGCCATTATTGTCATCGGAGAGGGAGCCCAAATGGGGATCAACGAGTGTCAGTTTCAATTCAAAAATGGGCGCTGGAACTGCTCTGCGCTTGGAGAGAGAACGGTCTTCGGAAAAGAGTTGAAAGTGG GCAGTAAAGAGGCTGCGTTCACCTATGCCATCATTGCGGCCGGAGTTGCCCACGCCATCACTGCAGCCTGTACGCAGGGAAACCTGAGTGACTGCAGCTGTGATACGGAGAAGCAGGGTTTCTACAGTAAAGGCCAGGGCTGGAAGTGGGGCGGCTGTTCAGCAGACATCAGCTACGGCCTGGGCTTCTCCAAGGTGTTCGTTGATGCCAGGGAGGTCAAACAGAACGCCAGGTCTCTCATGAACCTGCATAACAACGAGGTGGGACGCAAG ATCCTGGAGAAGAACATGCATCTGGAATGCAAGTGTCACGGTGTTTCGGGCTCCTGCACCACTAAAACCTGCTGGACTAAACTTCCCAAGTTTCGCGAGCTCGGCTACATTCTCAAAGAGAAGTATGCCCATGCTGTGCACGTGGAACCGGTCAAAGCCAGCCGCAACAAGCGGCCCAAATTCCTCAAGATCAAGAAGCCCTACTCCTACCGGAAGCCCATGGACACAGACCTTGTGTTCATTGAGAAGTCCCCTAACTACTGCGAGGCGGACCCGGTGACAGGCAGTATGGGGACACAGGGCCGGATGTGTAATAAGACTGTTATGCAGCAGATCAGCGGCTGTGACCTGATGTGCTGTGGACGagggtacaacacacaccagTACTCCCGCGTGTGGCAGTGCAACTGCAAGTTCCTGTGGTGCTGCTACGTCAAATGCAACACCTGCAGTGAGAGGACAGAGGTGTACACCTGCAAATGA